Proteins encoded by one window of Mariniplasma anaerobium:
- a CDS encoding acetyl-CoA hydrolase/transferase family protein has protein sequence MKTPKKITAVEATKLVKSNDVVVIGMAGAEPKLFLNELHNRADKLTNVHVTNCLPFENAEFFVNPLYKSSFSVDSWFYGPSLRKASKNGNISFIPNHLHLAGRKRFEHKRPHIFVGISTLPDKHGFVSLSLSNVYEKEAIALADIVIIEVNPNFPRTFGDLEVHVSDIDYIIDADYPAPTLPDAIPNEKDIKIGKYIADLIEDGSSIQLGIGGIPNAVAQQLLHKKNLGIHTEMLTTGFMHLIKSGAANGKMKNTHIGKHVCCFALGTQELYDFIDNNPSVQILNGNYVNDPHIIGLNDNQISINTTIEVDLTGQCASESIGYKQFSGTGGQVDTAVGAQNSKGGKSFITLYSTANVKNPETGEREEISKIVPFLKPGAAVTLSRSDVDYVVTEYGCVCLRGTTVNERVHLLISIAHPKFRDELTKEAINLGYIQGE, from the coding sequence ATGAAAACTCCAAAAAAAATTACTGCTGTAGAGGCAACTAAGTTAGTTAAATCAAACGACGTCGTCGTTATTGGTATGGCTGGTGCTGAACCAAAATTATTTCTAAATGAATTGCACAATCGTGCTGACAAATTAACTAACGTACATGTTACGAATTGTTTACCATTTGAAAATGCTGAATTTTTTGTGAATCCACTTTACAAATCATCATTTTCAGTTGACAGTTGGTTTTATGGTCCCTCACTAAGAAAAGCTTCAAAAAACGGGAACATAAGCTTTATTCCAAATCATCTACATCTAGCTGGTCGTAAGCGCTTTGAGCATAAGAGACCTCACATATTCGTTGGTATATCAACTCTACCAGACAAACATGGCTTTGTTTCATTATCATTATCTAATGTTTATGAAAAAGAAGCTATAGCATTAGCAGATATCGTAATCATTGAAGTCAATCCAAATTTCCCAAGAACATTTGGTGATTTAGAAGTTCATGTAAGTGATATCGATTATATCATTGATGCTGATTATCCAGCACCAACACTACCTGATGCTATTCCAAACGAAAAAGATATTAAAATCGGAAAATATATTGCTGATCTTATTGAAGATGGATCATCCATTCAATTAGGTATTGGTGGCATTCCAAATGCAGTCGCACAACAATTACTACACAAAAAGAATCTTGGTATTCATACAGAAATGTTAACTACAGGATTTATGCATCTTATTAAATCAGGAGCAGCTAATGGCAAGATGAAAAACACACATATTGGTAAACATGTATGTTGTTTTGCATTAGGTACTCAAGAATTATATGATTTCATTGATAACAATCCAAGTGTTCAAATTTTAAATGGAAATTACGTTAATGATCCTCATATTATTGGATTAAATGATAATCAAATCTCAATTAATACAACTATTGAAGTTGATCTTACTGGTCAATGTGCATCTGAATCTATTGGATACAAACAATTTAGTGGAACAGGTGGTCAAGTTGATACTGCAGTTGGAGCTCAAAATTCCAAAGGTGGTAAAAGCTTTATTACACTTTATTCAACTGCAAATGTTAAAAATCCAGAAACTGGAGAAAGAGAAGAAATTTCTAAAATTGTACCTTTCTTAAAACCAGGTGCAGCAGTTACTCTATCTAGATCTGATGTAGATTATGTAGTTACAGAATATGGTTGTGTATGCTTAAGAGGAACAACAGTAAATGAACGTGTTCATTTACTAATCAGTATTGCACATCCAAAATTTAGAGATGAATTAACTAAAGAAGCAATCAATCTTGGTTATATTCAAGGAGAATAA
- the hemW gene encoding radical SAM family heme chaperone HemW: MKGLYVHIPFCESICHYCDFVKRVPKDKNMIDQYLKALRQEILSYKDHFKSIETIYIGGGTPSMLDLNQLTFLFESLKDIAPIEYTIEVNPESYTPEKGKLFKTYGLNRVSLGVQTFNADLLTYLNRKHTKQQVFDVVEDLKRLDIKQISVDLIYAIPNQTMDDLKYDLEMIDQLDITHVSCYSLILEEKTYFYHQYLKGNFEEVDQDIEANMYKMVIDNLKLQGFEHYEISNFQKNGHHSLHNLIYWTLGSYIGCGLGAHGFIDNMRTYNHRLLTEYLINPMKSSEFQDEKTLLQDELIFGLRKIKGVLISDLEQKYKIKLLDVYPKINEKIDLGLVEIKDGYLRLTKTGIFLGNQVFMVFI, from the coding sequence ATGAAGGGATTATATGTTCATATCCCGTTTTGCGAGTCTATTTGTCACTATTGCGACTTTGTAAAAAGAGTTCCAAAAGATAAAAATATGATTGATCAATACTTAAAAGCCCTTCGTCAAGAGATTTTAAGCTATAAAGATCATTTTAAGTCTATAGAGACAATCTATATTGGTGGTGGTACACCAAGTATGTTAGATTTAAACCAATTAACTTTTTTATTTGAAAGTCTAAAAGATATAGCTCCAATTGAATATACGATTGAAGTTAATCCAGAAAGTTACACACCAGAAAAAGGAAAGTTATTTAAAACTTATGGTCTAAATCGTGTCAGTTTAGGTGTTCAAACATTTAATGCAGATTTATTGACTTATTTAAATAGAAAGCACACGAAACAACAAGTTTTTGATGTCGTAGAAGACTTGAAAAGATTGGATATCAAACAAATTAGTGTAGACTTAATTTATGCAATACCTAATCAAACTATGGACGATCTTAAATATGATTTAGAAATGATAGATCAATTAGATATCACACATGTGTCTTGTTATTCATTAATTTTAGAAGAAAAAACATATTTTTATCATCAATATTTAAAAGGTAATTTTGAAGAAGTTGATCAAGATATTGAAGCTAACATGTATAAAATGGTTATTGATAACTTAAAGCTTCAAGGTTTTGAACATTATGAGATTTCAAATTTCCAAAAAAATGGACATCATTCACTTCATAATTTAATCTATTGGACATTAGGTAGTTATATAGGATGTGGATTAGGTGCTCATGGATTTATTGATAACATGAGAACTTATAATCATAGACTATTAACTGAGTATTTAATTAATCCAATGAAAAGTAGCGAATTTCAAGATGAAAAAACATTACTTCAAGATGAATTGATTTTTGGGTTAAGAAAAATTAAAGGTGTTTTAATTAGTGATTTAGAACAAAAGTACAAAATCAAATTATTAGATGTATATCCAAAGATCAATGAAAAAATAGATCTTGGATTAGTTGAAATAAAAGATGGTTATCTAAGACTTACTAAAACTGGAATATTTTTAGGTAATCAAGTATTTATGGTGTTTATATGA
- the phaZ gene encoding intracellular short-chain-length polyhydroxyalkanoate depolymerase, producing the protein MEKRKIVLKNGEVYHYVEQGAGEKVILLVHGNFSSSLHFTPLFDRLPKDVRVIAPDLRGFGDSTYYRRISSLYDLAEDLKLFMEAKDIKSADVIGWSLGGGVALEFAAHYPLMVEHLVLINSTTHRGYPIFKKDALGKPMIGQVYESPDEMAKDPVQILPLLNAQKEGNFDFVSYIFGVTIYTVNKPSKEDNKLWIDESLKQRNLADADWALANLNMSDQHNMYNAGSNNISKVKAPVLHTWATKDITVPEYMVLENVNALKKRSKLIVYENCGHSPLVDVPDQLTKDILEFINY; encoded by the coding sequence ATGGAAAAAAGAAAAATCGTTTTAAAAAATGGTGAAGTCTATCATTATGTGGAACAAGGCGCTGGTGAAAAAGTGATTTTGTTAGTACATGGTAATTTTTCATCATCACTGCATTTCACACCTTTGTTTGATAGATTACCTAAAGATGTAAGAGTGATTGCTCCAGACTTAAGAGGCTTTGGTGATTCAACATATTATAGAAGAATTTCATCACTTTATGACCTTGCTGAAGATCTTAAATTATTCATGGAAGCTAAAGACATTAAATCAGCTGATGTGATTGGTTGGTCACTTGGTGGAGGAGTTGCTTTAGAGTTTGCTGCACACTATCCTTTGATGGTTGAACATTTGGTTTTAATTAACTCAACAACGCACCGTGGATATCCAATATTTAAAAAAGATGCACTAGGCAAACCAATGATTGGTCAAGTCTATGAATCACCTGATGAAATGGCAAAAGACCCAGTCCAAATACTACCTTTACTTAATGCACAAAAAGAAGGCAATTTTGACTTTGTAAGCTACATATTTGGAGTTACTATTTATACAGTAAATAAGCCTTCAAAAGAAGACAACAAATTATGGATTGATGAATCATTAAAACAAAGAAATTTAGCAGATGCAGATTGGGCTTTGGCTAACTTAAATATGTCAGATCAACACAATATGTACAACGCTGGATCAAACAATATTTCTAAAGTAAAAGCACCTGTATTACATACATGGGCAACCAAAGATATTACAGTTCCAGAATATATGGTTTTAGAAAATGTAAACGCCTTAAAGAAACGTTCTAAATTAATTGTTTATGAAAATTGTGGACATTCTCCATTAGTAGATGTTCCTGATCAATTAACCAAAGATATTTTAGAATTTATAAATTACTAA
- the xerD gene encoding site-specific tyrosine recombinase XerD: protein MKYLLKDFEYYLKKEKGSSKNTVSSYLRDLNQYQVFLEKYHKITQPKHIEKKHIEGYLKSLNKKLSGKTIARKLSSIKSFHHFLLIENEVAIDITKDFASPKIEKTLPKVLSVDEVVAILEQVDKQTDLGLRNKALLELIYGSGLRVSELLDIKIEDIHLNQSYVIVHGKGDKERMVPISDMANIALRKYMVESREHLLKDNHTNDLFLNQNGSRLSRQGFFKILKKIAADANVSVECSPHTLRHSFATHLLENGMDLRTLQTLLGHEDISTTQIYTHISQKRIKEIYQKAHPRAKEDL, encoded by the coding sequence ATGAAATATTTATTAAAAGATTTTGAATACTATCTAAAAAAAGAAAAAGGGTCATCTAAAAATACGGTGAGCTCTTATTTGAGAGACTTAAATCAATATCAAGTCTTTTTAGAGAAATATCATAAAATCACTCAACCAAAACATATTGAAAAAAAGCATATTGAAGGATACTTAAAAAGTCTAAATAAGAAACTATCTGGTAAAACAATTGCTAGAAAACTATCCTCTATCAAAAGCTTTCATCATTTCTTACTCATAGAAAATGAAGTTGCTATTGATATTACAAAAGATTTTGCATCACCAAAAATCGAAAAAACACTACCTAAAGTACTATCAGTTGATGAGGTAGTAGCTATATTAGAACAAGTCGACAAACAAACTGATTTAGGTTTGAGAAACAAAGCATTACTAGAACTGATATATGGATCAGGCCTTAGAGTAAGTGAACTGCTTGATATTAAAATTGAAGATATTCATTTAAATCAAAGCTATGTTATCGTTCATGGTAAAGGTGATAAAGAAAGAATGGTTCCAATATCAGATATGGCAAATATCGCTTTAAGAAAATATATGGTTGAATCTAGAGAACATTTACTTAAAGATAATCATACTAATGATTTATTTTTAAATCAAAATGGAAGTCGTTTATCTAGGCAAGGATTTTTTAAGATATTAAAAAAAATAGCCGCTGATGCAAATGTATCTGTTGAATGTTCACCACATACATTAAGGCATTCATTTGCAACACATTTATTAGAAAATGGTATGGATTTAAGAACACTACAAACATTGCTTGGTCATGAAGATATATCGACCACACAAATTTATACTCATATTAGTCAAAAAAGAATAAAAGAAATATATCAAAAAGCACATCCACGTGCGAAGGAGGATTTATAA
- a CDS encoding alpha/beta fold hydrolase has translation MKINDLELFVEDLGNPNGEVIVFLNGVMASTNSWYAIMKPFVKLGYRIILHDFKGQLKSDKPACAYTFEEHAKETVQILKNLNIDKAHFVGTSYGGEVALNIGFRFPEIVKSLVIIDSVSETDQDMVNEINSWIDLCEKKDGYAFFWGMAKSIYGPKFMKENMAFLEQRAEATRHVDPSYLEGQIILYKTFNDDVYMTNRLNEIKAPTLIICGKDDILKPPKFSKIMQEQIEDSILVLLEDCGHVAIFEKSEEIIELIKNWIN, from the coding sequence ATGAAGATAAATGACTTAGAATTATTTGTAGAAGATTTAGGAAATCCAAATGGTGAAGTGATTGTATTTTTAAATGGTGTCATGGCATCAACAAATAGTTGGTATGCAATTATGAAGCCTTTTGTTAAATTAGGTTATAGAATAATCCTTCATGATTTTAAGGGTCAGTTAAAATCTGATAAACCTGCCTGTGCTTATACCTTCGAAGAACATGCGAAAGAAACTGTTCAAATACTAAAAAACTTAAATATTGATAAGGCTCATTTTGTAGGTACTAGCTATGGTGGTGAAGTTGCTTTAAATATTGGATTTAGATTTCCTGAGATTGTTAAATCACTAGTTATTATAGACTCAGTAAGTGAGACTGATCAAGATATGGTTAATGAAATAAATTCATGGATTGATCTATGTGAAAAGAAAGATGGATATGCCTTTTTTTGGGGTATGGCAAAAAGCATATATGGACCAAAATTTATGAAGGAAAATATGGCCTTTTTGGAACAACGTGCAGAAGCAACAAGACATGTTGATCCAAGCTATTTAGAAGGACAGATTATATTGTATAAGACGTTTAATGATGATGTCTATATGACGAATCGATTAAATGAAATAAAGGCACCTACGCTTATTATTTGCGGTAAGGATGATATACTTAAACCTCCAAAGTTTTCAAAGATTATGCAAGAACAAATAGAAGATAGCATTCTTGTGTTATTAGAAGATTGTGGGCATGTTGCAATATTTGAAAAGTCTGAAGAGATTATAGAACTTATTAAAAACTGGATTAATTAA
- the deoB gene encoding phosphopentomutase: protein MYKRIFLIVMDSLGIGEAPDAKDYNDVGANTIGHIAEAMDLKLPNLQSLGYGNIAPIKNVEPVKHPQAFYTKVQEASLGKDTMTGHWEMMGLYTTKPFQTFTDTGFPDELIKELEEKTGRKIVGNISASGTEIIKELGEHHMKTGDLIVYTSADSVLQIAMHEDIIPIKEQYRICEIARELMMKPEWKVGRVIARPFLGTNKDDFKRTSNRHDYALKPFDKTVLNYLSEANYDVIALGKINDIFDGYGITEFSKTKSNDDGMKQLTETAEKDFTGLCFLNLVDFDALYGHRRNPIGYGKAIEDFDGQLPAFFDKLNDDDLVMITADHGNDPIHHGTDHTREYVPLIIYTKRHKEGKALPLLKTFADMGYTITDNFNTEKPKHGKSFLKYLGDK, encoded by the coding sequence ATGTATAAAAGAATATTTTTAATTGTCATGGACAGCCTAGGTATAGGCGAAGCACCAGACGCAAAGGATTATAATGATGTAGGAGCAAATACTATCGGTCATATTGCAGAAGCAATGGATCTAAAATTGCCTAATTTACAATCACTAGGATATGGAAATATCGCACCTATAAAAAATGTTGAGCCAGTTAAACATCCACAAGCTTTCTACACTAAAGTTCAAGAAGCATCATTAGGTAAAGATACAATGACAGGTCACTGGGAAATGATGGGTTTATATACAACTAAACCATTTCAAACATTTACTGATACTGGATTTCCTGACGAACTAATCAAAGAGTTAGAAGAAAAAACTGGAAGAAAAATTGTTGGAAATATTTCTGCTTCAGGAACTGAAATCATTAAAGAACTTGGAGAGCATCATATGAAGACAGGTGATTTAATTGTTTATACTTCAGCTGATTCAGTTTTACAAATTGCAATGCATGAAGATATCATTCCAATTAAAGAACAATATCGTATTTGTGAAATCGCAAGAGAATTAATGATGAAACCTGAATGGAAGGTTGGACGTGTCATTGCTAGACCTTTCCTAGGTACTAATAAAGATGATTTTAAACGTACATCTAATAGACATGATTATGCACTTAAACCATTTGATAAAACAGTTTTAAACTATTTAAGTGAAGCAAATTATGATGTAATTGCCTTAGGAAAAATCAATGATATTTTTGATGGTTATGGTATTACTGAATTTAGTAAAACTAAATCAAATGATGATGGTATGAAGCAATTAACAGAAACAGCAGAAAAAGATTTCACAGGACTATGTTTTTTAAACTTAGTAGACTTTGATGCACTATATGGACATAGAAGAAATCCAATTGGATATGGTAAAGCAATCGAAGATTTCGATGGACAATTACCAGCATTTTTTGATAAATTAAATGATGATGATTTAGTCATGATTACAGCAGATCATGGTAATGATCCAATTCATCACGGGACAGATCATACGAGAGAATATGTACCACTTATCATTTATACAAAAAGACATAAAGAAGGTAAAGCATTACCTTTATTAAAGACATTTGCTGATATGGGATATACAATCACAGATAACTTTAATACAGAAAAACCAAAACATGGAAAATCGTTTTTGAAATACTTGGGTGATAAATAA
- a CDS encoding asparaginase, with translation MNKKTIIVIFTGGTISMERDHNTNMNQIIDNQNELINDISKEIKNVVLETKLFSLKPSPAITPSDMFELAKLTNSLLEEPRIDGVVITHGTDTLEETAYFLDLYLASSKPVVFTGSMRSFSELGFDGLSNLVSSILVASNDQSKDKGVLVCLNDEVNTASEVTKSHTLSLDTFKSLEFGPIGIVEQENVIYTRKAPDFRKIIRPEAIEQNVEIVKISAGSSSLILNFLVESKIKGIVIEALGRGNVPPSMVEGIKNAIDHNIPVVLTSRCPKGRVLDNYGYIGGGHQLKTLGVIFTNNLNSQKARIRLMLALGMTKNLKEIALFF, from the coding sequence ATGAATAAAAAAACAATAATAGTCATCTTTACTGGTGGCACAATATCTATGGAACGCGATCATAATACAAATATGAACCAAATCATAGACAACCAAAATGAACTCATAAATGACATATCTAAAGAGATAAAAAATGTTGTGTTGGAGACTAAACTTTTCTCATTAAAACCCTCTCCAGCCATCACGCCTTCTGACATGTTTGAACTGGCTAAGCTTACCAACTCACTACTTGAAGAGCCGAGAATTGATGGTGTTGTCATCACTCATGGGACGGATACTTTGGAAGAAACTGCATACTTTTTAGATCTATATTTAGCTTCTTCTAAGCCAGTTGTTTTTACAGGATCCATGAGATCTTTCTCTGAATTAGGTTTTGATGGATTGAGTAATCTTGTATCTTCTATACTAGTTGCTTCTAATGATCAGTCAAAAGACAAAGGTGTTTTAGTTTGTTTAAATGATGAAGTCAATACAGCATCTGAAGTTACTAAATCTCATACACTTTCATTAGACACTTTCAAGTCTTTAGAGTTTGGGCCAATTGGAATCGTTGAGCAAGAAAATGTAATATATACAAGAAAAGCTCCTGATTTTCGAAAAATCATAAGACCAGAAGCTATTGAACAAAATGTAGAAATCGTAAAAATTTCTGCAGGTAGTAGTTCACTTATACTAAACTTTCTAGTTGAAAGTAAAATAAAGGGAATTGTAATTGAAGCACTTGGCCGTGGCAATGTCCCACCATCAATGGTTGAAGGAATCAAAAATGCAATCGATCATAACATTCCTGTAGTCCTTACATCAAGATGCCCAAAAGGTAGAGTCCTTGATAACTATGGTTATATTGGCGGAGGGCATCAATTAAAGACACTTGGTGTTATATTTACTAATAATCTTAATTCTCAAAAGGCGAGAATACGCCTCATGCTAGCATTAGGTATGACAAAAAATCTAAAAGAAATTGCTTTGTTTTTCTAG
- a CDS encoding alpha/beta fold hydrolase: MAQLIFKGRDIYYDVKGLGKPFVILNGIMMSTKSWEPFMESFSENNMCIRLDFLDQGQSAKLKSSVYTQDLQVQIIEALIKELNLSKVSIVGISYGGEVALEFAVKHPNLVDRLVLFNTTPYTSPWLAEIGYKWNSIGRTRDGKTYYQATIPAIYSPSFYESRLAWMKKREEILLPIFSNPDFLDAMERLTNSAEHYDVRDRLDQITAPTLIVAADEDYLTPINNQKYLNEHIKESSLVILPGVGHASMYETPMVFVSLVLGFINTKQTSYQV, from the coding sequence ATGGCACAATTAATATTTAAAGGACGAGACATATATTATGATGTTAAAGGTTTAGGAAAACCATTTGTCATCTTAAATGGTATTATGATGTCTACGAAAAGCTGGGAACCATTCATGGAATCTTTTTCTGAAAACAATATGTGTATCAGACTCGATTTTTTGGATCAAGGTCAATCAGCAAAATTAAAATCTAGTGTTTATACACAAGATCTACAAGTCCAAATTATAGAAGCATTAATTAAAGAATTAAATTTAAGTAAAGTAAGTATTGTAGGTATTTCATATGGTGGAGAAGTTGCGCTAGAATTCGCTGTAAAACATCCAAATTTAGTCGATAGACTCGTTTTGTTTAATACGACACCTTACACCTCACCTTGGCTTGCAGAAATCGGTTATAAATGGAATTCAATTGGAAGAACAAGAGATGGTAAAACTTACTATCAAGCTACCATTCCAGCTATCTATTCTCCAAGCTTTTATGAGTCAAGATTAGCCTGGATGAAGAAACGTGAAGAAATCTTATTACCTATCTTTTCTAACCCAGATTTCTTAGATGCTATGGAACGTTTAACCAATAGTGCAGAACACTATGATGTTAGGGATAGACTAGATCAAATAACTGCTCCAACGTTGATTGTTGCAGCTGATGAAGATTATCTAACACCAATCAATAATCAAAAATATTTAAACGAACATATTAAAGAATCAAGTCTAGTGATTTTACCTGGAGTGGGACATGCATCAATGTATGAAACACCTATGGTTTTTGTATCTCTAGTATTGGGTTTTATTAATACCAAACAAACAAGTTATCAAGTATAG
- the lepA gene encoding translation elongation factor 4, with protein MDNNKLNERQKSIRNFSIIAHIDHGKSTLADRILQKTKTVSDREMKAQLLDSMDLERERGITIKLNAVEVLYTALDGKDYIFHLIDTPGHVDFTYEVSRSLAACEGAVLVVDAAQGIEAQTLANVYLAIDNDLEIIPVINKIDLPSADPKKVKNEIEDIIGLPAQDAVLASAKEGIGIIDILERIVTDIPAPKGDANAPLQALVFDSLYDAYKGVIPSIRIFNGTVKKGDVIEFMNSKAKYEVIDVGVHTPKTIIKEVLGPGDVGFLTAAIKDINTVGVGDTITLANNRAKHALPGYRKMNSVVFCGLYPIDSDKYNDLKDALEKLKLNDASLIYEPETSQALGFGFRTGFLGLLHMEIVQERISREFGIELIATAPSVIYHVHLTDGSVITIDNPSKLPEPQVVEFIEEPYVKATIMTPKEYVGTVMDICQKKRGIFGDMTYVDANRVTITYDLPLSEIVFDFFDKLKSTTKGYASFDYEISGYKQSRLQKMDILLNGEVIDALSTIVHRDFAYNRGRSVCERMVKLIPRQMFEIPVQASLGNKVIARTTIKAMRKDVLAKCYGGDITRKKKLLNKQKEGKKKMKAIGRVDVPQEAFMAILSNSDE; from the coding sequence ATGGATAACAATAAACTAAATGAACGACAAAAATCTATCCGAAACTTCTCAATTATTGCTCATATCGATCATGGTAAGTCAACCTTAGCTGATCGTATATTACAAAAAACTAAAACTGTAAGTGACAGAGAGATGAAAGCACAGCTTCTTGATTCTATGGATTTAGAAAGAGAACGTGGGATCACAATAAAACTAAATGCTGTTGAGGTTTTATATACAGCATTAGATGGAAAAGATTATATTTTTCATCTTATAGATACTCCAGGTCATGTAGATTTTACATATGAAGTTTCAAGATCATTAGCAGCTTGTGAAGGTGCTGTTTTAGTCGTAGATGCTGCACAAGGCATTGAAGCTCAAACACTAGCTAATGTATATTTAGCAATCGATAATGATTTAGAAATCATTCCTGTTATTAATAAAATAGATCTTCCAAGTGCGGATCCTAAAAAAGTAAAAAATGAAATTGAAGATATTATTGGATTGCCTGCTCAAGATGCTGTTTTAGCTTCTGCTAAAGAAGGTATTGGGATTATTGATATATTAGAAAGAATCGTAACAGATATACCAGCTCCAAAAGGTGATGCAAATGCACCACTTCAAGCATTGGTCTTTGATTCATTATATGATGCATATAAAGGTGTTATTCCATCAATTCGTATATTTAATGGTACGGTTAAAAAAGGTGACGTTATTGAGTTTATGAACTCAAAAGCAAAATATGAAGTTATTGATGTTGGTGTACATACACCTAAAACTATTATTAAAGAAGTTTTAGGACCTGGTGACGTTGGGTTTTTGACTGCAGCGATAAAAGATATTAATACAGTTGGTGTTGGTGATACCATCACACTTGCAAACAATAGAGCGAAACATGCACTTCCAGGATATAGAAAAATGAATTCAGTTGTTTTTTGTGGATTGTATCCTATTGATTCAGACAAATATAACGATTTAAAAGATGCATTAGAAAAATTAAAATTAAACGATGCTTCTCTCATATATGAACCAGAAACATCACAAGCTTTAGGTTTTGGATTTAGAACAGGATTTCTTGGCTTATTGCATATGGAAATTGTGCAAGAACGTATTAGTAGAGAATTCGGTATTGAATTGATTGCAACTGCACCTTCAGTTATCTATCATGTTCATTTAACTGATGGTAGTGTCATAACAATTGATAATCCGTCTAAACTGCCTGAACCTCAGGTCGTTGAATTTATAGAAGAACCTTATGTTAAAGCAACGATTATGACACCTAAGGAATATGTCGGTACAGTTATGGATATTTGTCAAAAGAAAAGAGGTATCTTTGGTGATATGACATATGTAGATGCAAATCGTGTCACAATTACCTATGATCTTCCTTTATCAGAGATAGTATTTGACTTTTTTGATAAATTAAAATCTACAACTAAAGGATATGCTTCATTTGATTATGAAATATCAGGATATAAGCAATCCAGACTTCAAAAAATGGATATCTTATTAAATGGAGAAGTAATCGACGCACTATCAACGATCGTTCATAGAGATTTTGCATACAATAGAGGTAGAAGTGTCTGTGAGCGTATGGTTAAACTAATCCCTAGACAAATGTTTGAAATACCAGTTCAAGCTTCTCTAGGTAATAAAGTCATTGCAAGAACTACCATTAAAGCGATGCGTAAAGATGTTTTAGCTAAGTGTTATGGTGGAGATATCACACGTAAAAAGAAACTTTTAAATAAACAAAAAGAAGGTAAAAAGAAGATGAAGGCTATCGGCCGAGTCGATGTGCCTCAAGAAGCATTTATGGCGATATTATCTAACAGTGATGAGTAA